Proteins encoded by one window of Juglans regia cultivar Chandler chromosome 15, Walnut 2.0, whole genome shotgun sequence:
- the LOC109012201 gene encoding uncharacterized protein LOC109012201 isoform X1, with translation MLLFLLPVFVIGFGVGALAIVLAEAAGLYFILNWLNWKTKETEARIASRSQEFFRDLDPNQSLNFTNNKKGVVWILESENIPRNWLDKALREQKRKKDLLEVYPVKKHAKIKDQKLVLTESDGSHSAIELKGCMIEAVSATSLVSRKWAKRFPIKIESNTSVIYNGNKTFYIYLETSWEKEAWCKALRLASGHNKERVVLFASLHEEFHRYLMTLNAGYPSFMKPSIGFSAEPAERTNRPDGTSSKVRLLLKKIVKKSSRVGLENRSSGTSSSGRAERKANEKIVPSQETISASGLGKISKSEENMVQPSSSTCSRSGSPSHASVMSDADSDDKFGTDEGTLCWNLLISRLFFDVKSNTEMKRSIQSRIQRTLSSMRTPSYIGELICTDIEPGNLPPYIHGVRILPVDMNEVWAFEVDIEYSGGIVIDIETRLEVRELDSQKGVVDLDMESSSVGEIPSDLLEGFEYFGRQFNPTGVAADPLDGKEKVDPNTDRSKNCKSTTSASTYGSRWKSILNSIAKQVSQVPLSLAIRVTSLRGMLRFHIKPPPSDQLWFAFTSMPVIDFNLESSVGEHRITSGHIALFLVNRLKAAIQENLVLPNCESVCIPWMIADKDDWVSKNIAPFIWLHQEVISDPTTGLEVTTSQPTEGKLKTEASKGTSSDPECKHTKLKNAESINESSDGLEISTRARSSRNLQELRTPLLGNDEPQETCKQVEEVPKHQSYSRSVTLIDKQNSTTEGDDLRQKRMGRRARMLDLGKKVGEKLEEKRRHIEEKGRHIVEKMRGP, from the exons ATGTTACTGTTTTTGTTGCCTGTTTTTGTTATTGGGTTTGGAGTTGGAGCGCTGGCGATTGTGCTCGCGGAAGCGGCGGGCCTCTATTTTATCCTCAATTGGTTGAATTGGAAGACCAAAGAAACGGAAGCCCGGATAGCATCACGATCACAAGAGTTTTTTCGGGACCTTGATCCCAATCAATCCCTCAATTTCACTAACAACAAGAAG GGGGTAGTATGGATTCTAGAATCAGAAAATATTCCAAGAAATTGGCTGGACAAAGCACTAAGGGagcaaaagagaaagaaggatTTATTGGAGGTTTACCCTGTTAAAAAGCATGCAAAAATAAAGGACCAAAAGCTTGTTCTGACCGAATCAGATGGTTCCCACTCAGCTATTGAGCTTAAGGGCTGCATGATTGAAGCTGTTTCAGCAACAAGTCTTGTTTCACGAAAATG GGCCAAAAGGTTTcccataaaaatagaaagcaATACCTCAGTAATTTACAATGGAAATAAAACTTTTTACATCTATCTCGAGACATCTTGGGAGAAGGAAGCATGGTGTAAGGCCCTCCGTCTCGCTTCAGGCCACAATAAGGAGAGAGTTGTGTTGTTCGCTTCGCTGCACGAAGAGTTCCACAGGTACCTGATGACCTTAAATGCAGGCTATCCTTCATTCATGAAACCCTCGATTGGGTTCTCTGCTGAGCCAGCAGAACGAACAAATAGGCCTGATGGAACTTCCTCAAAGGTTCGCCTGCTTTTGAAGAAAATAGTTAAGAAGAGTTCTAGGGTAGGTTTAGAAAATAGGTCAAGTGGGACTTCATCATCAGGTCGTGCAGAGAGAAAGGCAAATGAGAAAATTGTTCCATCTCAGGAGACAATATCAGCCTCTGGCTTGGGGAAGATATCTAAGAGTGAAGAAAATATGGTTCAACCATCGTCATCAACATGTTCTCGTTCTGGAAGCCCAAGTCATGCCTCTGTCATGTCTGATGCAGATTCTGATGATAAGTTTGGTACTGATGAGGGCACACTCTGTTGGAACTTGTTAATCTCAAGGCTGTTTTTTGATGTCAAAAGCAATACAGAGATGAAAAGATCCATACAATCACGTATTCAG AGAACGCTGTCCAGTATGAGAACCCCCAGTTACATCGGCGAACTCATCTGTACTGACATTGAGCCTGGGAATCTCCCACCTTACATTCATGGTGTGAGGATTCTTCCAGTGGACATGAATGAGGTATGGGCGTTCGAAGTCGACATTGAATATTCTGGTGGCATTGTTATAGACATTGAAACAAGACTCGAAGTTCGTGAATTAGATTCCCAGAAGGGCGTAGTGGATTTGGATATGGAATCAAGCTCTGTTGGGGAAATCCCATCAGATCTTCTTGAAGGTTTTGAGTACTTTGGAAGGCAGTTCAATCCTACTGGCGTTGCAGCTGATCCACTAGATGGTAAGGAGAAAGTCGATCCTAATACTG ATCGGTCAAAAAACTGCAAGAGCACTACATCAGCATCAACTTATGGTTCCAGGTGGAAGTCTATTCTTAATTCCATTGCTAAACAGGTTTCACAG GTGCCTCTCTCTTTGGCCATAAGGGTAACATCCCTTCGAGGAATGCTGCGGTTCCATATAAAGCCCCCTCCTTCTGATCAGCTATGGTTTGCTTTCACATCCATGCCTGTTATAGATTTTAACCTTGAGTCTTCTGTTGGGGAACACAGGATAACTAGTGGACACATTGCTTTGTTCCTGGTCAACCGGCTTAAG GCAGCTATCCAGGAAAATCTGGTGCTTCCAAACTGTGAGAGTGTATGCATTCCTTGGATGATAGCAGACAAGGATGACTGGGTATCAAAGAACATTGCTCCATTCATATGGCTTCACCAAGAAGTGATTAGTGATCCTACCACTGGGCTTGAAGTAACCACCTCCCAACCAACTGAAGGAAAACTGAAGACAGAAGCTAGTAAGGGAACCTCCAGTGACCCAGAGTGCAAGCATACAAAACTGAAGAATGCTGAGTCAATCAACGAATCTTCCGATGGATTGGAAATTTCAACAAGAGCACGTAGCAGCAGAAATTTGCAAGAGTTGAGAACTCCTTTGTTAGGGAATGATGAACCACAAGAAACTTGCAAGCAAGTTGAGGAAGTACCAAAGCATCAATCATATTCTAGGTCTGTGACTTTGATTGACAAACAGAACAGTACCACAGAAGGGGATGATTTGAGGCAGAAGAGAATGGGGAGAAGAGCAAGGATGCTTGATTTAGGGAAGAAGGTGGGTGagaaattagaagaaaagaGGCGTCACATCGAAGAAAAGGGTCGGCATATTGTTGAAAAGATGCGTGGACCATGA
- the LOC109012201 gene encoding uncharacterized protein LOC109012201 isoform X2: protein MLLFLLPVFVIGFGVGALAIVLAEAAGLYFILNWLNWKTKETEARIASRSQEFFRDLDPNQSLNFTNNKKGVVWILESENIPRNWLDKALREQKRKKDLLEVYPVKKHAKIKDQKLVLTESDGSHSAIELKGCMIEAVSATSLVSRKWAKRFPIKIESNTSVIYNGNKTFYIYLETSWEKEAWCKALRLASGHNKERVVLFASLHEEFHRYLMTLNAGYPSFMKPSIGFSAEPAERTNRPDGTSSKVRLLLKKIVKKSSRVGLENRSSGTSSSGRAERKANEKIVPSQETISASGLGKISKSEENMVQPSSSTCSRSGSPSHASVMSDADSDDKFGTDEGTLCWNLLISRLFFDVKSNTEMKRSIQSRIQRTLSSMRTPSYIGELICTDIEPGNLPPYIHGVRILPVDMNEVWAFEVDIEYSGGIVIDIETRLEVRELDSQKGVVDLDMESSSVGEIPSDLLEGFEYFGRQFNPTGVAADPLDDRSKNCKSTTSASTYGSRWKSILNSIAKQVSQVPLSLAIRVTSLRGMLRFHIKPPPSDQLWFAFTSMPVIDFNLESSVGEHRITSGHIALFLVNRLKAAIQENLVLPNCESVCIPWMIADKDDWVSKNIAPFIWLHQEVISDPTTGLEVTTSQPTEGKLKTEASKGTSSDPECKHTKLKNAESINESSDGLEISTRARSSRNLQELRTPLLGNDEPQETCKQVEEVPKHQSYSRSVTLIDKQNSTTEGDDLRQKRMGRRARMLDLGKKVGEKLEEKRRHIEEKGRHIVEKMRGP from the exons ATGTTACTGTTTTTGTTGCCTGTTTTTGTTATTGGGTTTGGAGTTGGAGCGCTGGCGATTGTGCTCGCGGAAGCGGCGGGCCTCTATTTTATCCTCAATTGGTTGAATTGGAAGACCAAAGAAACGGAAGCCCGGATAGCATCACGATCACAAGAGTTTTTTCGGGACCTTGATCCCAATCAATCCCTCAATTTCACTAACAACAAGAAG GGGGTAGTATGGATTCTAGAATCAGAAAATATTCCAAGAAATTGGCTGGACAAAGCACTAAGGGagcaaaagagaaagaaggatTTATTGGAGGTTTACCCTGTTAAAAAGCATGCAAAAATAAAGGACCAAAAGCTTGTTCTGACCGAATCAGATGGTTCCCACTCAGCTATTGAGCTTAAGGGCTGCATGATTGAAGCTGTTTCAGCAACAAGTCTTGTTTCACGAAAATG GGCCAAAAGGTTTcccataaaaatagaaagcaATACCTCAGTAATTTACAATGGAAATAAAACTTTTTACATCTATCTCGAGACATCTTGGGAGAAGGAAGCATGGTGTAAGGCCCTCCGTCTCGCTTCAGGCCACAATAAGGAGAGAGTTGTGTTGTTCGCTTCGCTGCACGAAGAGTTCCACAGGTACCTGATGACCTTAAATGCAGGCTATCCTTCATTCATGAAACCCTCGATTGGGTTCTCTGCTGAGCCAGCAGAACGAACAAATAGGCCTGATGGAACTTCCTCAAAGGTTCGCCTGCTTTTGAAGAAAATAGTTAAGAAGAGTTCTAGGGTAGGTTTAGAAAATAGGTCAAGTGGGACTTCATCATCAGGTCGTGCAGAGAGAAAGGCAAATGAGAAAATTGTTCCATCTCAGGAGACAATATCAGCCTCTGGCTTGGGGAAGATATCTAAGAGTGAAGAAAATATGGTTCAACCATCGTCATCAACATGTTCTCGTTCTGGAAGCCCAAGTCATGCCTCTGTCATGTCTGATGCAGATTCTGATGATAAGTTTGGTACTGATGAGGGCACACTCTGTTGGAACTTGTTAATCTCAAGGCTGTTTTTTGATGTCAAAAGCAATACAGAGATGAAAAGATCCATACAATCACGTATTCAG AGAACGCTGTCCAGTATGAGAACCCCCAGTTACATCGGCGAACTCATCTGTACTGACATTGAGCCTGGGAATCTCCCACCTTACATTCATGGTGTGAGGATTCTTCCAGTGGACATGAATGAGGTATGGGCGTTCGAAGTCGACATTGAATATTCTGGTGGCATTGTTATAGACATTGAAACAAGACTCGAAGTTCGTGAATTAGATTCCCAGAAGGGCGTAGTGGATTTGGATATGGAATCAAGCTCTGTTGGGGAAATCCCATCAGATCTTCTTGAAGGTTTTGAGTACTTTGGAAGGCAGTTCAATCCTACTGGCGTTGCAGCTGATCCACTAGATG ATCGGTCAAAAAACTGCAAGAGCACTACATCAGCATCAACTTATGGTTCCAGGTGGAAGTCTATTCTTAATTCCATTGCTAAACAGGTTTCACAG GTGCCTCTCTCTTTGGCCATAAGGGTAACATCCCTTCGAGGAATGCTGCGGTTCCATATAAAGCCCCCTCCTTCTGATCAGCTATGGTTTGCTTTCACATCCATGCCTGTTATAGATTTTAACCTTGAGTCTTCTGTTGGGGAACACAGGATAACTAGTGGACACATTGCTTTGTTCCTGGTCAACCGGCTTAAG GCAGCTATCCAGGAAAATCTGGTGCTTCCAAACTGTGAGAGTGTATGCATTCCTTGGATGATAGCAGACAAGGATGACTGGGTATCAAAGAACATTGCTCCATTCATATGGCTTCACCAAGAAGTGATTAGTGATCCTACCACTGGGCTTGAAGTAACCACCTCCCAACCAACTGAAGGAAAACTGAAGACAGAAGCTAGTAAGGGAACCTCCAGTGACCCAGAGTGCAAGCATACAAAACTGAAGAATGCTGAGTCAATCAACGAATCTTCCGATGGATTGGAAATTTCAACAAGAGCACGTAGCAGCAGAAATTTGCAAGAGTTGAGAACTCCTTTGTTAGGGAATGATGAACCACAAGAAACTTGCAAGCAAGTTGAGGAAGTACCAAAGCATCAATCATATTCTAGGTCTGTGACTTTGATTGACAAACAGAACAGTACCACAGAAGGGGATGATTTGAGGCAGAAGAGAATGGGGAGAAGAGCAAGGATGCTTGATTTAGGGAAGAAGGTGGGTGagaaattagaagaaaagaGGCGTCACATCGAAGAAAAGGGTCGGCATATTGTTGAAAAGATGCGTGGACCATGA